In one window of Duganella dendranthematis DNA:
- a CDS encoding response regulator, with protein MPAHQRLSVFIIDDDGITRSLLRVIIHGDHYDVVGDAGTAESARLRLRSLRADIICLDVVMPDGNGLELLNWISEKQPKAAVLMVTASTDRSTVEQSLRNGAKGYIVKPFNPGTVMNTLDKIAAQIHAQRAAGKA; from the coding sequence ATGCCAGCACACCAGCGACTAAGCGTGTTCATCATCGACGACGACGGCATCACGCGCAGCCTGTTGCGCGTGATCATACACGGCGACCACTACGATGTGGTGGGCGACGCCGGCACCGCCGAATCGGCGCGCTTGCGACTGCGCTCGCTACGCGCCGACATCATCTGTCTGGATGTGGTGATGCCGGATGGTAACGGCCTGGAATTGTTGAACTGGATCAGCGAGAAGCAGCCTAAGGCCGCCGTGCTGATGGTCACCGCCAGCACCGACCGCAGCACGGTCGAACAATCCCTGCGCAACGGCGCCAAGGGCTACATCGTCAAACCCTTCAATCCCGGCACCGTGATGAATACGCTGGATAAAATCGCCGCCCAAATCCACGCCCAGCGCGCCGCCGGCAAAGCCTAA
- a CDS encoding DUF6232 family protein → MDERIFFEYGDVKVTNSRFINGGQTYAMNNVTSVKPYEKKPSRTAGVIVLLIGIIIMVNSSLAVGLIISAVAAYYLYQQKTIYHILLSTSAGETTALVTYQRHYLNDVIAALNNAIIHRG, encoded by the coding sequence ATGGACGAGCGCATTTTCTTCGAGTATGGCGATGTCAAAGTGACAAACTCACGTTTTATCAACGGCGGCCAGACCTACGCGATGAATAATGTCACCTCGGTCAAACCTTATGAAAAAAAACCTAGTCGAACTGCTGGAGTTATAGTTTTACTTATCGGCATCATCATTATGGTTAATTCTAGTTTGGCCGTGGGACTAATCATTAGTGCTGTTGCTGCTTACTATCTTTATCAACAAAAAACCATCTACCATATCTTGTTGTCTACCTCAGCCGGAGAGACGACAGCGCTGGTGACATACCAGCGCCATTATCTAAATGACGTTATCGCAGCCTTGAACAACGCAATTATTCATAGGGGCTAG